AGCCGTGGAAGCCGGTCGCCATGAAGAAGGTCGCGCCGTAGATCGAGCTCTTGAAGGCGAACGGGGCGTGAGCATATTCGTAGGCCTGAACGGCCGAGAAGAACATACCGAGCAGCACGGTCAGCGTCAGGCCCTGGATCAGGCCCTTGCGGTCGTTGTGCAGCAGCGCATGGTGCGCCCAGGTGACCGTGGTGCCCGACAGGAGCAGGATGACGGTGTTGTAGATCGGCAGGTGCCAGGGGTCGAGAACCTCGATACCCTTCGGCGGCCAGGTGCCGCCGGTATAGAGCACGCGCGAGGCCTGAATCGCTTCGTTCGGATAGAGGCTAACGTCGAAATAGGCCCAGAACCAGGCGACGAAGAACATCACTTCCGAAGCAATGAACATGATCATGCCGTAGCGCAGGTGCAGCGAGACGACACGGGTGTGGGCGCCCTCATGGGCTTCCTTCACCGTATCGGCCCACCAGCCATACATGACGTAGAGCACCAGCGCGAAGCCGATATAGAAAACCCAGGGATTGGCAAGCTCGAAGCCGGCGACCTTGAAGGAGCCGCCATTGAGATAACGCATGTAGCAGACGCCGCCGAGCGCCATGATGAAGGCGCCGAGCGAGGCTAGAATCGGCCAGGGGCTCGGATCGATGATGTGATAGTCGTGATTCTTCTGGTGAGCATCGGCCATGTCGTTATCCCCGGATGTC
The nucleotide sequence above comes from Rhizobium indicum. Encoded proteins:
- a CDS encoding cytochrome c oxidase subunit 3, encoding MADAHQKNHDYHIIDPSPWPILASLGAFIMALGGVCYMRYLNGGSFKVAGFELANPWVFYIGFALVLYVMYGWWADTVKEAHEGAHTRVVSLHLRYGMIMFIASEVMFFVAWFWAYFDVSLYPNEAIQASRVLYTGGTWPPKGIEVLDPWHLPIYNTVILLLSGTTVTWAHHALLHNDRKGLIQGLTLTVLLGMFFSAVQAYEYAHAPFAFKSSIYGATFFMATGFHGFHVLVGTIFLAVCLIRALRGDFTPKQHFGFEAAAWYWHFVDVVWLFLFFCIYVWGGWGAPVAG